In the genome of Leopardus geoffroyi isolate Oge1 chromosome B1, O.geoffroyi_Oge1_pat1.0, whole genome shotgun sequence, the window GGTGGACCAGGTGGGCTTTGGTGATGGTGGGGGGAGTGAGGGGAATGGCAACCTCTGTGGGGTTCATGACGACCGTGGTGACCATATGGACTTCCAGGAGCCGTTTCAGATTTTGCAAAATATCCTCTTGACAGCTTAGAACTTAATTGTTTAAGTAGTTTTAAATGCTCTTCGGAACTTTCACTAAACTTAAGAGAGAATATGAAACACAATTGTTTTATACAGGTGAGATGCATAAACCTGAACTcaggctttaaaaatatgtctatatTATCACTGAAATTTGGGTAAATATTCTAACTTCATTCCGTAAGTAATTTGATTGGTGTTCCTACCAAGTAGAGGGTTTTGAGTTATGACGTTTTGTGAAATATAAAGTAAACTGTATCTCTGCTATTCTTAAAGCCTGGTAGTTTTATTATAGATTTTCCCAACATGTGATCCATTATAgccaaaatgttgaaaaaattttgGTGGTCAAATGACTGTGGAAAAGATTTGGGTAAACACATTTCTTTACTATAGGATTTATTAGAgttattaatataatattctaTGAATATTTAGCATATCCAAGGGATATGTAATATTTCCCAAACTTACTTTATCAtggaagtgtgtgtatgtgtgtgtgtgtgtatcatttaCTCATACTAGTGTTTTGGTGTTTCATGGAGACCCTTTTGGGACATGCTGTTCTGATTTTtatcctagaaaaaaacataatgcACTTTATTGCTCTGAatagagaataaaaggaaactatgGAAGCTTTGCATTGCTCTGTGTTCATAGACCCCAAATGTGAGATTGATAGAGCATTCCATGAATCCACATTGTTCACTCACTTGCACGGAACTGCAGACATTAAGAGCTGGAAGTACCTTAGATCAGGCAGTGCATACCTACCCAGTGAAAACCTCATTATAGCAAGGCCAGGGACAATTTTAATTGTCTTAGTTACATGGGCTTTTAACCTGATATTCCCTTCAGACTTCCATTTAAAcccttctcattttgtcttcacAGGCAGAAGTTGATTCTTGGGATTCTAAATATGACACTCCTCATGCCTCTTCATGAAACATTAGTTACCAAAGTGAATGAATTCTAAGAAATAGTTGGACACTTGACTTTATGATGAAGGAGAAATAAGTTGCTAAAATTATCATAAACTTTCAAGGTAggtctagaatttttttctaaatatcagCACAATTTGTGTCACTAAACCTAGACATTGTTTATTCCACTGTTTGTCCTGCATTAGAAGCAGGAGAATGTTTTGGATTTTAAGGATTCATTTAGGGTACTTGTCTTAGAAGGGGCAAAAGGGAGAGCAGGGGATGTAACAGGATGATGTGACAGTATTTTCAGGTAACACACCCTGCCATGCAGCCCACTTCCACTGGGACACAAAATGGGGattatgagaatttaaaaaaaatggcagagagTGGAAACAGGGATTTGTGATTTGGAAAAGtctttccagatgattctgaattttttttctccatgaaaaACCAttgtttttgaggaaaaaaaacctaGGTTTTTGCATTTTTAGGATCATAGGAAATGTtccctactaaaaaaaaaattaatatttataaagagaaagacatttaCATTGAACAAACAAATGTAGATAGGTTTTGGTACTGAAGTCTAGGTGAACTTTGCTTTTTATGTGCTAAGTTGCTCTGCTCCCACTGCAGATTTATATGTATCAAAGAGGCAGGCAACTGGAGGCAAGGTTTCGGTGTTCACAGAACTATTTCTGCTGAAGGACTCTCTTAAGttgggaataaaagaaaatatttgcacctTATCAACTCTTCAGACATAACTGACTTTTGattatgaatgaaaatataaaaagataactagaaatataaacaaaacttaCCCTGAAGCTTTTCCGCTTATGTGCACCAGCTGGCTAAAATGGAAATAGAgaatacaaatgtatataaaaaaaattagacccAGAGCATATATGGTATTTCAAGAATACTGATTGTAAGTTGTTTGAGGGTAATATGTGGTTGGGTTAGGTGAATAGAATGGAGTATAGTTTTAGAATTTTGAGTGTCATTGTTAAATGTGAGTGACCTTGTAATAGTTTAGAGCACACAGTTCATAGGATAAGGACAATCAGTTTTTCTGGAGGTCTTTAGGCAGAAGTGTTCCTCTCCCTCTACATTCTCATGGATTGTTGCCAACCAGTCTGTAGTTTACAGGTAGTGCAAGATTTGGCTCCTTTCAtcataatagctaccatttattcaGGTGCCAAGCCTGGGGACCACTACAGTATCTTTATAAACTTGACATAAGGAAAAATCAGCCTGtctttttgggagagaaagtgggtgatCCAAAGAGCTCTGGAACAAGGTTTTTCACTGGATGGAAATTCCTCGCTGTTACATTTTAGCATGGAACAACAGGGAAGAGGCACTGTGTTAGCAGTGCCCGTAAGACATTGGTTGTTCATGAAATGATACTGGATTAGGTTTGCAGCAATAAGCCTTAGACAGTGTAACCTACCCTTTAGATAATGTAATGTAGGTGCAAGCTTAAGGTAAACAAATCTAAAAATGTTAAGGGGATAGCAAGCACATGCTTTTGATTGGAAAGTTATATATCATGTctagaatttcttaattttttttatccatgtgAAATCCCTTATATggttagaaatgtattttatagtgTTCCCtataatcatttttcttcttcagacaTCCTTCTTTTTGAGGCGCTTACCAAAGACTAAATGTTATTCAGGAATGCTATTGCAGAAGTGGAATCagaatacataatttaaaatcataACACTACAATATCCTACTTACACATGTTGGCAATTCTAAAGACTAACAatgtgtggaaaaaaataaaaatgttgattgAATCTGAAGGTCAACAAAAAGGTTACAAAGAAAGTTAAATTAAGATTttaggcaaaaataaaacaaggtttgTGTGAATTAAAGTTAGGTTAACATAAAACAATGAACTGAATGTACACCTTATGATTAAGAACTAAATAAGGAAATTAACATAGGTGAAGATATTTGATATTTACCGAGAAGCAAGCAGTGACAATCAAGATGGCACCGATCAAAATGAGAGCCTTCATTTTGTCTTAGGGTCTTCTAGAAGTAGGCAGCAAAAGGTGATACTTTATCggtagaagaataaaaaaatatcattttgtttttgctaaattttaaccaaaggaaaaacatttataCATGTTAAAGCATGTCTATggcatatgttatatatatggtataataaaaaattatcaaatttataAGAAGAATAGTCCAACAAATATGTGCAAAGTTTATGAATAAGGAATTACCATGGCAATACCAATATAGATAAAAATGTAGACAGAAGTTAACCCTTGTCTTATTGTCAAGAAAACATAGAGAACTTATTTTTTGAGCTACTATTTTATAATTACTGAAGAGTTATTTGAGAACCTAAAACCAAATTATGATCAAGACGGTGAAGCTGATATCTTTGCACACAGCCATTTGTTCTATTAACtgagataatttttttgaaaaacagtatggaaatatGCAAAAGATGAAAATGTATCTTTAACCTAAATAATCTGTCTTCAGAATGATCTTCAGTAAATTAACCaataggaaaaaattttaatcattttaatgttACTTATAGGTAAGAAAATTTGGATACTGATAATCATGAAGActttgtagaaatttaaaaaatgcttgttaTAATAAGTGAAAAGTTTAACTACcatactgtatgtaaattattcaAATAACACAAGTGAAAAGTTTAAGTAGCACACTGTATAAATTATTCAAATggacaagaaaggaaatgtaaatgaaGGATAAAATAAGTGTGATATGATGGtttaatatgtatgtgtattttgttattaaaattttacagtgttttgttggttttataatttaaacacataaaagaaatcaagaaattgccATTAAAATAATCTTCTGGCTCTGATTTTGACCTTACCTACTTACATAGACTTACATAGACTTTACATACTTGCATAGACTTTagacaaaaaatttttaacattaatttatagCTTAAAAATATGACAAGCAGAAATAGGAGATATTCATATTAATATTgccattagtattatttttattattcatgagTAACTTTTAGAAATTTGACATTTCTgctaaatcttttattttcctttgatatGATCATTATTTCTAGATTCTCCTATTGATAGTAAATGCAAAAAAACCAAATCCACCAAATCCAAACCTCTCCAATTGAAGTTCTTTGAGGTCTATTATAAAGTTATCTtttcttggggaacctgggtagctcagttggttgggtgtctgactcttgatctcagctcaggtcatgatctcaaggtttgtttgttccagcccctccttgggctctgggctgacagtacagagcctgcttgaaattctgtctcttcttctctgtctgcctctctcctgctctctctctctctctctagataaataaataaacttaaaaaagttatgTTTTCTTCATAACTTTACATTTATATATCATACTTCAGTAatgaatcatatatatattttttgtcactaTCCATTTAACTAATTCTTCtcccaaagaagaaaagtagCTATGTAGAGGAATCAGTGACTAAGTGTTTATGCTTACAAAATCTCATGTTCAAATGTGACCACTTTTCTAATCTTTAAGTTACTGCTTTAAAGACAAGATAGccattggagtgcctgggtgactcagttggttaaacgtccgactgcgactcaggtcatgatctcatggttcctgagtctgAACACCAgctgggactctgtgctgagagctcagagcctggagactatttcagattctgtgtctccctctctccctgcccctcccccacttgctttctatctttctgtctctctcaaaaataaataaacattaaaaaaaaaaaaaaagaaaccatgataGCCACAACCCAATTGATGGAGAATTACTACTATCTTTAGCAATGATTTTATTAAGTAGGACATCTCCTTTTGATTAAGAAAGATCACTGGATCAATAGTCATTGGAATTGAGCTTCAGTTGTCAAACCCTGGTCACATTGTTTAACCTATCTGAGGCCcactttctgcttttaaaatggaGTCATTAATTTATGATGAAATTGTCACAACTCAATAAACCCAAGAATAAGAATTGAAAACCAAATTAGTTAGTGTATCTCCATATGTGAAACAGTCACAATCTGAAGTAAAATATAAGGAACATTTAGATATTTACCTGCCTTTCCCTTTGTAATAAGAGATAAATAGAATGGAAACATTcaattgataaaaattaaaaaaggcagGCCCATTGATTTCTTccaaaattagtaaaatataatatatatacatatacatgtacatacatatataatgtgtgtgtgtgtgtgtgtgtgtatatgttcatGCCACTGAAAACAGTTTTGTTATTGTAGGTACAAAATTATAATATGGATTCATTTCTaaaaaaggaatcattttaaAACTGGGATTCCAGAGGAcaagctatttttattattattttttactgaaatttgttaacattttattaatgtataagTGACTAGAACCTATAGATTGATGATTTATTAAAGCAactcaatttattttctatttatcacattttctttcatttaaaaaaattttttttatcatgttcattattttgagagagagagagagagacagagtgcgaaagggggtgggggcagagagagaggagacacagaatccaaagaaggctccaagctctgagcgtCAGTGTAGAGCCTTACACGGGGttggaacccacaagccgtgagatcgtgacctgaaccgaagtcagacactcagctgattgagctacccaggctcccctatcatattttctttcaaatgcatTGTCTATTAGAATtatatggaaaacagtttgagaTATGGAAAATGATGATTATAATAATTAGAAACAAGATATAATCAAAATCTAAGGAAAACTGATTTAAGTCTtcgaaattttaaaaatgataccatAACAAGGGATCCTCTTTCTGCCTGTCCAGCAATGTCAGCCTTACCTCAGGTTTTGAAGTCTGGAAGCTTGGAGAAAGAGTACAAGTAATTCATGCCTTATAAAGGATTTTTCCCCCTATTatcctttctattttgttcctaTCAAACTTAttattcttcttattattattttagcattTGCTCTGGGGCTAATCCAAATTTTTTCCTGAAGCAAAAAATGGAGTGTTATAATCTTCAAAAGCTgacatttctccttttccttttttttttttgaaacatcaCGGCTGATTAACTGTGCATCAGAAAAATTGAAGGCTTATTcttcataatttaaatataatgctCTGAggcaatttctttcctttatttcagaTAGTGTTTTCTCAAATAACTTGACATTTTAGTAACAAAGCAGTAATTATTGAAACTTGAATATAAACCCTAGGTCTGTGAACACTTTCATAATTAAGACTGCTGTTTATATTTGCCTTACTATTGTGTGATAATGTTGTGGACTCTGATCTGGCAGAAAGTATTTGAAGATGGTCGCTTCTTTTGTGTTCATCTTTAGCTTTGTAGGATAAAGTACTTCAGTCCTGAAAGTTAATTTTTAGAGATTCTAACATGAGCTCAACTTTAAACATTAGTAACTATAGGGTAGCTGCAAACACGgcattcttttcttgccttttctggacataaaaatgagaaaaagatagtTAGTGAACCATTTTGACACCACTTAACATGCTGACATTAAGATTAATAATTCCTTAATTAAATTGTCAAGTAAGATATGTTGTGTGCCACAGTACTTATCTTGCTCAGAAGAAATGTACCAGTtagtaaataatacaaaatgtgaGCATTATAGTAAGTTGACATTTGCTTTCATGTAAGTTTTACTTACTTGAAAATGTCATACATCATGACAAAGATAGGTAAACATCATGTACTTACACCTGAATGGTCTACTGGTGGGTAATGGGATTTGTAATAGTTTTCTTTCAAGTTAGAAGTTAACAATTATATGTCTTCTGGGCATTAATTTACCCAGTGATGAATTGAAGGTCAAGTGAGAACCTCCAGACTTTTTCTCCTAACAGTGAATTTGAGGGCACTGGACACACTGTCTCCTTGGTTAttggtttttcagtttgtttacatgacatatatatatatatatatatatatacacacacacacacacacacacacagatatagatatattttaaggATAGCTTATTACAATGAAGGCAACCTAAAATCCAAATCAAGATGCAGACCTAGATCTGTGTGCTTTTACATAGAATATACTTTTGCATATGAAGAAACTGTGACTTGAGAAAATAGCTAGGTCATAGTTTTAACAGCCAATATTTTAACCCAAATGTGTTGATCTTTACAGCTTTTACTTTTCCCTGCAGCaagatatttttaagtatgtttgacTTCtgttaggaaaatttttgattaatTATGATACTGAATAAGCTATGGACAGAGAATTATCTTAGgcatttttgtgtctttatcaACTGATAGATTTTCTGGCAAAAATTTAGGTGATAAATAGTGTTTTTGACCAAGTTAATAGATATCATGAACTTCCTatccttttctgattttgttgtaAATTATATCTAATCCAAAATTCTGTagaatgagaggggcacctgggtggctcagtcattaagcgtcagactcttggtttctgctcaggtcgtgatctcatggtttgtgagttcaagtcccatgttggattCTATGcagacagtgcaaagcctgcttaggattctctctccctctctctgttcctcttcctctccccctcccctgctgtctctctgtctctgtctctgtctctctcaaatgaatatgacaaacaaaaaatgaaaataaaaacaattctgtaGAGTGAGAGAAAATGTGAGGATTTCAACTTATAGGATGCTTGTTCTCATTAAAGAGAGGCAGCCAACTTGGTTAAGAACAACTTCATACTCGAGCTTTCATCTTTCTACCTAAAATTTTCATGTTGAAATGTCTATGTAGTTAAGGCTGTGCTCATTTTATTACCATTCTGGTTGATGGTACAAATGGAATACACTCATATTGATAATTGATACTGATAATCATACTGATAATTGATACTGATAACTATTCTTACTGATTCCTACTCtagtttcttctctctctacttcttgCTTCCTCTAAATACCCAATCCAACTTTTACATTTCCACtaaaataatctttctaaaacacaattAACATATTAGCCCCTTAAAACTTttgatgttttccattttatacaaTAGCATCTCTCAACCCATGTTATATAGAGCATTATCTCCTAAgtctatttaaagtttttaattttttttattttgagagagacagagagtgtgagcaggggaggggcagagagaaggagagagagagaatccccagaaggCTTCATACTGTCTGTGgggagcttgatgcggggcttgaactcatgaactgaaccatgagatcatgacctgagccgaaatcaagagtcagatgcttaaccggctgagccacccaggcgccccagttcctaGGGATATTTACTGGAGCTCCTTGAAAATACAGCTCAATGACCACTTCATATACATATTCTCATTTAAAGACTCCAGGATATTCACCCCAACATTTTAGCAATGCATTTTACCTTGGAAGTCTTTTTAgctcctgcaaaaaaaaaaaaaaaaaaaaaaaaaaaaaaaaagccattaattCCTGTGAAACTAGCTCAGGAATGAGTTGTTATGTGAAATTTTAAGTCTAAGTTGCTAACACATggtgtgatggctaattttatgttaatttgcCTAGGTTATGGTGACTGTTTGTCGAATACTagtctagatgtttctgtgaaggtatcTTATTGATGTGACTAACGTTTGTGATCCATTGACTTTAACTAAAGCTGATTACTGTCCCTAACATGAATGAGCCTCATTTTATCAGTCAAAGGCATTAAGAGCAAAGACTGAAGTTtcctaaaaaagaaggaattctgcctagAGACTGAAACAGAGAATCTGTATCAGAGGTTCCAGCCTGCAGTATTGCTCTGTGGATTTTGGACCCAAGATTGTAACATCAACTCAACCTGAATTTCTAGCCTGCCAGCTAGTGTTGTGGGTTTCAAACTCCACAGTCTCCACAATTACAtgagccaatttttaaaaattttctacatCCATCCATACATCTATCCATCCAACTATCCATCAatcattggttctgtttctctggagaacctgacCAATACACATAGTCTGACACAGtttgattatttttgcttttgtgacgCTATAATATCAGGTACAACTTGGTATATCTGTTACCATTCTCTCCCAGATTCTCTGTGCTCTAAACTTACTTGAGTATTATTGAGCCCACCAAGTACAGTTGGACCTTGAACAATGTGCGGGTTAGGGGTCCCAGCATCCTACATAGtcgaaaatccatgtataacttttgactccccccaaacttaactgctaataacCTACTGGTGAAGTCTTACTGATAATATAATCAGTCTattgacacatattttgtatgttatatgtatgatatactgtattcttacaataaagtaagctagaccaaataaaatgttattaaggaaatcataaggaagaaaaatacatttatagtactgtactgtatttaccaaaaaaaaaaacaaaaaacaaaaacaaaaacaaaaataaacaaaccactaacaacaaaaaaaaccccatgtaAATTGACCTGTGGAACTCAAAcctgtgttattcaagggtcaactctacTTTTATGCTTCTGGATTTTTGCCCTTGCCTTTCCTCCCCTCAGCTTGAACCCAGTAATCCCCTTCTTGTCCTGGTAAactcattatttatttctgagtatcCAGCTTATGCCATCTTTCCTGCAAGAGCATTCATAGCCTCATAAATGAAATCACTATTCActctttcatttaattcattcatttagtagatgtttattgagcatctactgtgttCAAAGCTGTCAGAAGTGAGCAGTGGACAAGAGGGGTATGATCTCTTTTCTTAGAATGGGGTGATCAGCGCTGTTTATTCAGGACACTCTATGACTGTTGTTGTGGAGCCATTATTAATACTGTCTTCTTTCAGTCTCACAAGTAGTTTGGTTTTGATGATAAATTATGTGGTCTTCTTCATTATCAAACATACAGTTTAGTAAGGGAGACAAACTTTAAGCAGGTGTTGTGAGTTGAATTATGTCTTTCCCTTACCTCCAaatatgttggagtcctaactcCCAGAACCTGATAACATGACCTTATTAAATTTGGGGTCTTTGAAGATGTAACAAAGTTAAGAGGAGGTCATGTTGGATTAAGGGTCTTAATCCGATGACTGGTATCTTTATAAGTGGAGAGAAATTTGAACATGGAGACACACAAGGGAATATCATGTGATGAGGGAGGCAGAGATTGTAATGATGTGTTCATAAGCCAGAATGTCAAGGACAGctagcaaccaccagaagctagaagaagcaagaaaagatcTTCCCCTTGAACTTTCAGAGAGCAgaagccctgctgacaccttgacttcagacttctaaTCTTCAGAACCGTgaagagaatacatttctattgttctaAGTCAtctagtttgtggtaatttattgaCAGCTTTCCTAGCAAATCAATACAACAGGTAACTTGAAAAATTATGTGTGTTACATAAAGCAAGATATTTTGTGCTATGAGACAATATGATGGGAAAATACAGAGGCCTATCTGGTTGGAGGAAATGATATTTTGGGAATTTTAACAAGTGTCAGGAAGAGTATAGCATGTTTAGTGATACCGACACAAAACGTAGCTTGATGCTCTAAAGAAACCAACAGATCTATATAGGTAAGATTTAAGAGTATAAGTTGACAGTAGGATGTCGTGAGGCCGCATAGATTAGCAATGTCCTGATTGTGGAGAATCtgacaaataaaatgattttggactttattctgaAGTTGGTGGAAAGTCACTAGAGCATTTTGAGTATGAAGCTGGAAGTGGCATGATACATTTGTGATATAAAATGATATTCTTGCTTGATAAAACTTGGAATAAAGAAGAGGCAATGGGAATGGAGGCAAGTGGATTCCTGAAGACCCCAGAGGtgaaaactttgtttttgttgttgcacatgggaaaagggagaggggtgTGAAGGAGGAGTGCCAGTTTCCAGCTTGGACAACTGTGCAGATGGTATCTTTTGTTTGAGACAGAAaatattagaagagaaa includes:
- the LOC123583383 gene encoding transcription factor Sox-1-like; protein product: MKALILIGAILIVTACFSPAGAHKRKSFRFSESSEEHLKLLKQLSSKLSRGYFAKSETAPGSPYGHHGRHEPHRGCHSPHSPHHHQSPPGPPPRPISPPENTVNPQALSAASSAAPILIYTTATAAANTTTATVSAGKTAGVTSTTMAPNNPQPEDITSAPVAGTTTAPAANPTTVNQQQVIQ